A stretch of the Danio rerio strain Tuebingen ecotype United States chromosome 18, GRCz12tu, whole genome shotgun sequence genome encodes the following:
- the dhdh.1 gene encoding dihydrodiol dehydrogenase, tandem duplicate 1 (The RefSeq protein has 3 substitutions compared to this genomic sequence), with product MATRWGICGSGNISHDFCVALRTLAEQEHQIVAVAARSLERAQKFAKTHGIPKAYGSYQELVKDPNIDVVYIGVVHTHHLPVGLLFLNAGKSVLCEKPFTMNSRELRQLISATRENNVFLMEAMWSRCFPVYSEISRLLSEQAVGEVKMVSVYFGLNLLDRIHTTQKEQGGGSLLYIGVYCVQFALMVFNGEKPESISATGVLLPSGVDESMVVVLKFSGNRIAVCSSSLACALPNTASIFGTTGTITVSSPMHCPTTLEVNGQKSEFPLPDPRLPLNFPNSTGLRYEAEEVRRCLQKGLKESIRMSLADSELVMEIMDEARRQVGVVYEQDSQ from the exons ATGGCAACCCGCTGGGGAATTTGTGGATCTGGCAACATCAGTCATGACTTCTGTGTCGCCCTCAGAACTCTCGCTGAGCAAGAGCAccag ATAGTTGCAGTTGCGGCAAGAAGTCTGGAAAGGGCACAAAAGTTTGCAAAGACTCATGGGATACCCAAAGCGTACGGCAGCTATCAGGAGCTGGTCAAAGATCCGAACATCG atgtgGTGTACATCGGTGTTGTTCACACTCATCATCTGCCCGTGGGTCTGCTGTTCCTGAATGCTGGGAAGAGTGTGTTGTGTGAGAAACCTTTCACCATGAACGGCAGAGAGCTGCGACAGCTGATTTCAGCTGCCAGAGAGAACAACGTCTTCCTCATGGAG GCAATGTGGTCCCGGTGTTTTCCGGTGTACTCAGAGATCTCCAGGCTGCTATCGGAGCAGGTGGTGGGCGAGGTGAAGATGGTAAGTGTGTATTTCGGTCTGAATCTCCTGGACCGCATACACACCACCCAGAAGGAGCAGGGTGGAGGATCTCTGCTGTACATCGGCGTCTACTGCGTTCAGTTTGCACTCATggtgtttaatggagagaaaccAGAGTCGATCAGCGCCACTGGAGTCCTGCTGCCCTCAG GTGTGGACGAGTCCATGGTGGTGGTTCTGAAGTTCTCAGGGAACAGAATAGCTGTGTGTTCCAGTTCTCTGGCCTGTGCTCTTCCCAACACAGCCTCCATCTTTGGAACCACAGGAACCATCACT GTGTCTTCCCCCATGCACTGTCCCACTACACTGGAGGTCAACGGGCAGAAGTCGGAGTTTCCTCTTCCTGATCCACGTCTTCCGCTCAACTTCCCCAACAGCACCGGCCTGAGATATGAAGCTGAAGAAGTCCGACGCTGCCTGCAGAAAG GTCTGAAGGAGAGCATCAGGATGTCTCTGGCCGACTCTGAGCTGGTAATGGAGATCATGGACGAGGCCCGGCGGCAGGTGGGCGTGGTTTATGAGCAGGACAGCCAATGA